The proteins below are encoded in one region of Malaclemys terrapin pileata isolate rMalTer1 chromosome 8, rMalTer1.hap1, whole genome shotgun sequence:
- the LOC128841686 gene encoding toll-like receptor 13, which produces MLFLQLFSALIFFSQGQGVAPYSLQNCMVHGKWSKTIKVLCYHQNLSQVPSDLPWNVSSLDLSENRIASLRQSDFSKLSLLQVLNVSQNQIHLIEEGTFTHTSSLKILNLTSNQLRVLSSSMFDGLGNLTVLLLRKNNIDRIEPSAFARLMKLKVIDLSSNKLRSLNALDVVFKVKSLEELHIRENNITHFTTKDNVPMWLRELDASHNPISFIDVATDALYRLLSLDLSFSGTHNHITWIIQDPCFLKGLKRLYLGGIFMTPLDILTVVQKLNCSLLEEIHLNELNLTDSDNLIEKVCLWHRNVKTLNLQGNKFESIKGIVFENCTHLWHLDLAHNRLKVVPCISFQPLNSLQSLSLANNEFTEVPNATSNILSLKSLDLSFNQIREIVPNDFANLKNLEHLTLAGNRITKINSDLFPDLHNLLELNLGTNLLLEISRPFSDSLGKLEKMELAGNKMSSIKKETFRNLTSLQFLSLLDNQISTIEPGAFEGLSHLQTLLLGTNKITKETLQKGIFQGVNSLVDLQLFENYISYETSEELDNPPFILLKSLKYLSLNSQRHRGLLNFPSNFLQGLESIVRIHAGNLPITDLDPATFSYTPTLQELDLSCNPINPISPALLQPGPKLTELHLNKIGLQSLDFVLHVNFSKLSILRVSGNKLNVIELKHIRALPYLTFLDLRQNPYTCSCDNQMFLSWSLHDLKTQVLYFYQYTCAFPLASKGRKLWAFHTSSCTVNHEFILFVTNTTTIILLMIVCICFRWRWQGIYAYHLLLAYIHDKRYKRMRQQTKYDYDAFVSYNTHDQEWVINELLPTLEDKYHWRLCLHHRDFEPGKCILKNIVENIYASRKTICVITRHYLESEWCSKEIQIASFRLFDEHKDVLILIFLEQIPSGSLSSYHRMRKLVKKKTYLMWPQEEKEIPLFWHKLNMALKTSEGKEDEDPILSGIIPDEDQ; this is translated from the coding sequence ATGTTGTTCCTGCAGCTTTTCTCTGCTTTGATTTTCTTCAGCCAAGGCCAAGGAGTGGCTCCTTactcactgcagaactgtatggTCCATGGAAAGTGGAGCAAAACGATAAAGGTGCTGTGCTATCATCAGAACTTGTCACAAGTCCCAAGTGATCTTCCCTGGAATGTAAGCAGCTTAGATCTGTCTGAGAATCGGATTGCAAGCCTGAGGCAGAGTGACTTCAGCAAACTGAGTCTGTTGCAAGTCTTGAATGTTTCTCAGAACCAAATTCATCTAATTGAAGAAGGCActtttactcacacaagtagcctAAAGATCTTGAACCTCACTTCAAACCAGCTGAGAGTTCTTTCCAGCTCTATGTTTGATGGGCTGGGGAATCTTACAGTCTTGCTACTTAGGAAAAATAATATTGACAGGATTGAGCCATCTGCCTTTGCCCGCCTGATGAAGTTAAAGGTAATTGATTTATCATCAAACAAGTTACGTTCTCTGAATGCTTTGGATGTTGTGTTTAAGGTAAAATCTTTGGAAGAGCTGCACATAAGAGAGAACAATATAACACATTTCACGACCAAAGATAATGTGCCCATGTGGCTTCGTGAACTGGATGCATCCCATAACCCAATCTCTTTCATTGATGTTGCAACTGATGCTTTGTATAGACTTCTTTCACTGGATTTATCTTTCTCTGGCACCCATAACCACATTACATGGATTATACAAGACCCTTGTTTCCTGAAAGGGTTAAAGAGATTATATTTAGGAGGGATATTTATGACACCACTAGACATATTGACTGTGGTTCAAAAACTGAATTGCTCTTTGCTAGAGGAGATCCACCTAAATGAGTTGAACTTGACTGATTCTGACAATCTCATAGAAAAGGTATGCCTTTGGCACCGCAATGTCAAGACTCTTAACTTACAAGGCAATAAATTTGAAAGCATTAAAGGAATTGTCTTTGAAAACTGCACTCATCTATGGCATTTGGATCTGGCACACAACAGGTTAAAAGTGGTGCCGTGTATATCTTTTCAGCCCCTGAATTCTTTACAGAGTCTTTCCTTGGCAAACAATGAGTTCACTGAAGTACCAAATGCAACTTCGAATATACTGTCTCTGAAAAGTCTGGATCTCAGCTTTAACCAAATTAGGGAAATTGTCCCAAATGACTTTGCCAATCTAAAGAACCTGGAGCACCTCACTCTAGCTGGAAACAGAATCACTAAGATCAACTCAGATTTGTTTCCGGATCTACACAATTTGTTGGAATTAAATTTGGGAACGAACCTCCTTTTGGAAATCTCACGACCTTTTTCAGATAGTTTAGGGAAGCTGGAAAAAATGGAACTAGCAGGAAATAAGATGAGCTCCATCAAGAAAGAAACTTTTAGGAATCTGACTTCTCTGCAGTTTCTTAGCCTGCTGGACAACCAAATTAGCACAATAGAACCTGGAGCCTTTGAAGGTCTGAGCCACCTGCAGACACTGCTTCTTGGAACTAATAAGATCACCAAGGAAACTTTGCAGAAAGGCATCTTCCAGGGAGTAAACTCATTGGTTGACCTTCAGCTTTTTGAAAATTACATCTCCTATGAGACATCTGAAGAACTTGACAACCCTCCCTTCATTCTCCTGAAGTCCTTAAAATATCTCTCTCTGAACAGCCAACGTCACAGAGGGCTTCTGAATTTCCCATCTAACTTCTTGCAGGGGTTGGAATCAATAGTGAGAATCCATGCAGGCAACTTGCCCATCACTGATTTGGATCCAGCCACCTTTAGTTACACCCCTACGCTCCAAGAACTGGATTTGAGCTGTAATCCTATCAATCCCAttagcccagctctgctccagcctggaccGAAGCTGACAGAGCTACATCTCAATAAAATAGGGCTGCAGTCTCTTGATTTTGTTCTCCACGTAAACTTTTCTAAGCTGTCCATACTCAGGGTGTCTGGAAACAAACTAAATGTAATTGAACTTAAACACATAAGGGctttaccttaccttaccttttTGGATCTTAGACAAAATCCTTACACTTGTTCTTGCGATAACCAAATGTTCCTCAGTTGGTCTCTTCATGACTTAAAAACTCAAGTGCTCTATTTCTACCAGTACACCTGTGCTTTCCCACTTGCCAGTAAGGGAAGGAAACTATGGGCCttccacacctcctcctgcacagTCAACCATGAGTTTATCCTGTTTGTTACGAATACAACCACAATTATTTTGCTGATGATAGTATGCATCTGTTTTCGCTGGAGGTGGCAAGGGATTTATGCTTACCACCTGCTACTTGCCTATATTCATGACAAGAGGTACAAAAGGATGAGGCAACAAACAAAATACGACTATGATGCGTTTGTCTCCTACAACACGCATGACCAGGAGTGGGTGATCAATGAGCTCCTTCCCACACTGGAAGACAAATACCACTGGAGGCTATGTCTGCACCATCGTGACTTTGAACCAGGGAAGTGCATCCTGAAGAACATTGTGGAAAACATCTATGCCAGCAGGAAGACCATTTGTGTCATAACCCGCCACTACCTGGAAAGTGAGTGGTGCTCTAAGGAGATCCAGATAGCCAGTTTTCGCCTCTTTGATGAACACAAGGATGTCCTGATCCTGATTTTCCTGGAACAGATCCCCAGTGGTAGTCTATCATCCTACCACAGAATGAGAAAGCTGGTGAAGAAGAAAACATACCTCATGTGGCcccaggaggagaaggagattccactgttTTGGCATAAACTCAACATGGCCTTGAAGACAAGTGAGGGGAAAGAGGATGAAGATCCTATTTTGTCTGGGATCATTCCAGATGAAGATCAGTAA